The region TGAGAGAGCCGAGGGCGGCGGGCGGGCGGTTTCGTCTGCGGGGTCGTCCGTCGAGGGCCGGAGCTCGACGGAGGTCAGGGAGGAGGCCAAGAGCGTCGAGTTCACCTACCGCGGGATCTTCCAGAAGACGCTTGCGGCCAACCTCTGCAAGCACGTGGTGATGGCGGCACGCAAGCGCAACTGGCTGGGCTCGACCATCCAGCGCTACAGCGACTCGCCGGAGCGCAACGGGGTACCGGCCAAGCAGTTCGCGGTCATCGCCCCGGACGAGGTGAGGCTGCAGGCCCACATGGCCAAGTACGAGCCGAACGAGCTGGACGTGATCACGGCGCTCGACGACACCTTATGCGACGGGGTCGAGTCCTGGGCCTACTACGGCCGGCAGCCCATAAACCTGCGCCTGCGGCGCGGCGGCACCCTGCTGGTCATCTCCCACCGCTCCGCCGAGGAGCTCCTGCGGGTCATACCGCGCAAGGACTGGGAGTGGACGCTGGCCATCCTGCCCGGCACGCCCAGCATGGGCGGGCTCTGGGTCTACCGCGACGACGGCACGGACATGCGGGTGCTCGGGGCCATAGCGCGGGTGCGCCCGGACATCATCGAGCTCGACGAGGTGCGCAGCGTCGTCGAGAGCGACGACCAGCTCGGCGAGAAGCACCTCGGCGCGCTGCAGGACGGCTACGAGAGCGTGCAGATCCACCGGATCGCGCCGGGCCAGGGCAAGGAGGACGACTACGAGCCGGTGCGGCTTCCGGGCTGGCGGGAGCTGCGCGAGGGCATCATCGTGGAGGCGGTAAAGCCCGGCGAGCGCAACCCGCACTACAAGACCTCCTCCGACCGCACCATGCGGCCGGTGGTCAACTTCGACACCTGCATCAAGTGCCGCCAGTGCTGGATCGACTGCCCCGACGAGTGCTTCGAGGTCACCGAGGAGGGGCTGCACCCGATCAACTACGAGTACTGCACCGGCTGCGGCATCTGCTCTCAGGTCTGCCCCGTCGAGGACTGCATCGTCATGGTCAACGACCTGGAGTTCATCGACGAGGGGGACCGGGACGTCTACGAGATGTGGAAGCAGGACCCCGAGGCTTACCACCGGTGGCGCGAGGAGAAGATAGCCCGCGGCCGCATAGAGCACCACGGCTACTACAACACCGACACCTGGGCGTGGGCCGGGGGCCGGCAGGCCGAGAGCCCCGTCGAGTAGCGCTCATGGGTGGCTTGGAGAGGCTTGCGGGAAGCAGCAGAGGGGAGGCGAGAGGGTCATGACCATAGAGAAGCCGGTAGGGCGGCAGACCGAGAAGCTGACCACCGGCACCCAGGCGGTGGCCCAGGCGGTGAAGCTGGCCGACGTCGACGTGACGGCGGCCTACCCCATAAGGCCCTACGACGGCGTCATGCAGGCGGTGGCCAAGCTCATCGCCGACGGGGAGCTCGACTGCGAGTTCATCGTCGCCGAGGGCGAGCACTCGCAGTTCGAGATCTGCAAGCACGCCTCCGCCGTGGGCAGCCGGGTGTTCGTGGGCTCCTCGGGCGTGGGCTGGATGTACGCGATGGAGTCGCTGTGCGTGACGCCTTCGCTGCGGCTGCCGGTGGTCGCCATGATCGGCAACCGGGCGCTCGACGACCCGGGGGCCTTCGGGGTCGAGCACAACGACGCGATGGCCGTGCGGGATCTGGGCTGGCTGCTCTTCTGGGTGGAGGACGCCCAGGAGTGCTTCGACGCCACGCTCATGGCCTACCGGGTCGGCGAGGACCCGCGGGTCTCGCTGCCGGTGGGGCTCGGGGTCGACGGGGCGTTCATCACCCACTCCCAGACGCTCATCAAGATCCCCGACCAGGAGACCGTGAACGAGTTCCTCCCGCCCTACGACCTCGGGGACCGGCTGCTGCACCCGGACAACCCCATCAGCATCGCCCCCCAGGCCAACGAGGACTGGGTGATGGAGATCCGCAAGCAGACCGACGCGGCCGCCCGCAGGGTGAAGGACGTGATCCGGGAGGCCCACGCGGACTTCCGGCGGCTGTTCGGGCGCGGGGGCGACAACCCCTTCTTCGAGGAGTACATGACCGAGGACGCCGAGTACGTGCTCTTCGGCATGGGCTCGCTGGGGCTCCCGGCCAAGGTCATGGTCCGGCGCCTGCGGGAGAGGGGGGAGAAGGTCGGGTTCGTGCGCCTGAAGTGGTTCAGGCCCTTCCCCGCCGAGGAGCTCGCCGAGTCGCTCGGCCGCTTCCGGGCGGTCGGCGTGATCGACCGGGACTACTCCTACGGCTCGCCGCAGCAGGGCGGGGTGCTCTTCACCGACCTCCGGGCCGCCCTCTACGACGCCGAGCGGCGGCCGAGGATAGTGAACTTCATCGGCGGGCTCGGCGGCCGGGAGCTCACCCCCGAGATGATGGACGAGATGGCCGACCTCACCAAGCGGGCCGGGCGCGGGGAGGACGTGCCGGCCGTCAGCTGGATCGGCGTGCGCGAGTGAGGACTTTCGAAAGGAGGCTCTGCCATGACCGTTGAGGCACCGGGACGGGCGCTCAAGCTCGAGCCCATCCGGTCCATAAAGAAGGCCCCGGTGGAGGAGTTCTACCAGTCCGGGCACCGGACCTGCCAGGGCTGCCTCTCGGCGCTCCCGATGAGGCTCATGGCCAAGGCGGCCGGCCCCCGGACCATCGTGCTGGGGACCACCGGGTGCATGTACGTGGCCAACACCACCTACATGACCACCCCCTGGGTGGTGCCGTGGATGCACACCCAGCTCGGGGCCGCAGGCTCCGCGGCGGTCGGGACCTCGGCCGGGCTCAAGGCGCTCATGCGCAAGGGGAAGATGAAGGACGAGCCGATAAACGTCATCGCCTTCTGCGGCGACGGCGGCGGGGCGGACATGGGGCTCTCGGCCATCAGCGCCGCCCTCACGGACATCGAGTACAACCTCCTGATCTTCCTCTACGACAACGAGTCCTACGCCAACACCGACATCCAGACCTCGGGCCAGACGCCCTGGGGCGCCGTGACCACCTTCAGCCCGCCGGGGAAGAAGTTCCGCATCATGCAGCGCCGGTGGAAGAAGAACGTCCCCGGCATGCTGGCCGCCGGCCACCCGGATACCAGGTACGTGGCCTCGGGCACCCCGGCGATACCGGTGGACATGATGGACAAGGTCCGGGCGGCGCTGCGCGCGGGCGGGCCGACCTACATCCACGTCCTCGACCCCTGCCCGAAGGGCTGGCACTACGACCCCGAGCACTCCAACGAGCTGGGCAAGCTGGCCATCGAGACGGGGATCTACCCGCTCTACGAGGTGAAGGACGGGGTCCTGAACTTCACCGGGATCACCAAGCAGATCGCCGAGGGGCGCCGCCGGAGAAAGCCGGTGCGGGAGTACCTGGAGAAGCAGGGGCGCTTCGCCCACTTCAAGAACCAGGACTACGCCTACTTCCAGAAGAAGGTCGACGAGATGTGGGAGCAGTGGATCATCCCCTGCGTCGTGGCCTTCAGCTACGGCGGCCCGATCAACATCACCGGCGATATACCGAAGGTGCGCAACCGCAACGTGAAGCGGGAGAACGCCTCGTGGGCCGGCGAGCCGGGACACAGCCACGAGGAGTTCGCCGAGACCCCGGACGAGCCGCAGGAGCCCTGGCGCGACGACAACGAGCTCGGCCGCTACCCCTGGGCCCTGCCCTCCACCGGGCAGTAATAGCCGCCTCCGGACGGGGCGCTGGGGCGGGAGCTAGCTCCCGCCCCAGCGCTCTCTCTGATCCCGCAGCGCCTCAGAGGCCTTCCCCGGAGAGCCCCGCGTAGCGGACGAGATCCTCCCGCGCCGCCCGCCGGGCCCGCTCGAGGTCCCGCCAGGCGTCGAGCCGGCTGGAGACCTCCAGCCGGGTCCAGGGCGCCCGCCATACCTCCCGGCCGTCCATGACGAGCCGCAGGGGCTCGGTCATCTCGCGGACCCCGAAGTCCGCCCCCGGCGGGTAGTCCAGAACCCTCTCCCCGGCACACTCCTCGGCGACGAGCTTTGCCACGGGCTTTTCGGGGGAGAGGTGGAACTCGAACTCGTCCCCCCAGGGGTTCGGCCAGTGGGTGATCATCACCCCGTCGCTCCCCAATACCGTTACAACCCTCCGAAAGCCCTTCAGGTGCCCCGGTACCGCCCCGGAGGGGATGGCCAGCTCGTGGTCCGCCAGCCGGCTGCGCAGCTCCGCGAAGTAGGTCTGGTAGTACTCCGTTATCTCCTGCCTCAGTGCCTCGAGGTCCCGGCCGCTCAACTCCTCGAAACGCACTCCGGATAACCCTCCTCCATCCAGCGGAAAGTTGATGATAAACCACCGAAACTGGCCCTACCAACTCTTGACACAAAGCGCACACGGATATAAGCTGTCGTCACTGGTCTTACCTTTGTGGGTGGGAAGAGGGTGAGCGGGTGAAAGGGAAGCGGCCTCCGTCCGACGGCTGAAGCGGCGCCCCGTACGGGGCGGGTTCGTCGGCGTTCGAGGGGGTTTTCGGACATGGTGTATCCGAGCGGGAGGCACTTCTTACAGATACCTGGTCCTACCAATATCCCGGATCGGGTACTCAGGGCCCTCGCCGCTCCCACGATAGACCACCGGGGGCCGGGCTTCTCCCGGCTTGCGCGCGAGGTGCTGGAGGGGCTCGGGCGGGTATTCGGGTGTTCGGGGCCGGTGGTGGTCTTCCCCTCCTCCGGGACCGGGGCCTGGGAGGCGGCGCTGGTCAACACGCTCTCGCCGGGGGACAGGGTATTGATGTTCGAGACGGGGCACTTCGCCGCTCTGTGGTGCGGGGTGGCGCGGCGGCTGGGGCTTGAGGTGGAGTTCGTGCCGGGGGACTGGCGGCACGGGGTGGATCCCGGGGAGGTGAGGCGCAGGCTCGCGGCGGATTGGCGGGGCGAGACGAAGGCCGTGGCCGTGGTGCACAACGAGACCTCCACGGGGTGTACCAGCCGGATAGCGGAGATCCGGGAGGCGATGGACGAGGCCGGGCATCCGGCCCTTTTTTTGGTGGACGTGATCTCCTCCCTCGGCTCCATAGAGTACCGCCACGACGAGTGGGGGGTCGACGTGGCGGTGGGGTGCTCGCAGAAGGGGCTGCTGCTGCCGCCCGGGCTCGGGATCAACGCGCTGAGCGAGCGGGCCCTCGAGGCCTCGCGGGGGGCGCGGCTGCCGCGCTCCTACTGGGACTGGCGGCCCATGCTCGAGAGCAACGAGGAGGGGTACTTCCCGTACACGCCGCCCACCAACCTGCTCTTCGGGCTGCGGGAGGCGCTGGCGATGCTCTTCGAGGAGGGGCTGGAGAACGTCCTCGCCCGGCACCGGCGCCACGCCGAGGCCACCCGCCGGGCGGTGCGCGCCTGGGGGCTCGAGGTGCTGTGCCTCGAGCCCGCGGAGTACAGCGCCTCGCTCACTGCGGTGCTGATGCCCGAGGGGCACGACGCCGACCTGCTGCGGCGCCTCGTGCTGGAGGGGTTCAACATGTCACTGGGGGCGGGGCTCGGGAAGCTCGCGGGGAGGGTCTTCAGGATCGGGCATCTCGGCGATCTCAACGACCTGATGCTCGTGGGGGCCCTGGGCGGGGTGGAGATGGGGCTCTCGGTGGCGGGCGTACCGCACTCGAAGGGAGGGGTGATGGCCGCCATGGAATATCTGGTCGAGACCGCCCCCGTAGCAGGGAGGCGGGCTGTAGCCGCTGGAGGCTAGCGGGAAGGAGAGAAGATGGCTGATGTAACCACCGGTCGAGAACAAAAGGAGAGGGTCTGGAAGGCGGGAAGGCTCGACCCGATGCCCATCCGCCCGCTGCCGGAGGCCCCCAACTCGCTGCACATACTCGGGCCGGCCATGATCCTGGTGGCGCTCGGCGTCGGGCTGGGGGAGACCTACATGTGGCCGCGGCTCGTGCTGCTGTTCGGCCCCGAGATCCGCTGGCTCTTCCTCATCGGGGTGACCGTGCAGGCGGTGGTGATGTTCGAGTTCGCCCGCTACGCCATAGCCACCGGCGAGAGCATCTTCTTCGGGGCGGCGCGGCTGTGGAAGCCGATAATGTGGTTCTTCTTCGCGGTGGCCATGCTGATCTACATCTGGCCGGGGCACGTCGCCGCCGGGGCGGACGCCCTCGAGCTCCTCACCGGCATCCCCTGGCTGGTCTCGGCGATAGTCGCGCTGCTGCTCATCGGCGTGATCTTCACCTTCGCCAACGTGGTCTACAACGCGGTGGAGAGCATCCTGACGTTCCTGGTGGGGGTGATGGTGATCGGCTCGGCCGTGGTCGCCGCGATCGTGGGGAACTTCGGCGACCTGTGGGCGACCATCGCCGGCCTTTTCGCCTTCGGTTACATCCCGCCGGAGGCGCTCACGGCGGCCTGGTTCCCGATCATCGTGGGCTCCGTGGCCTTCGCCGGCCCCTCGGGGATGCAGCAGATGTGGTACACGCTCTACCTGCGGGACAAGGGCGCGGGGATGGGGGCGTACCTCCCGCGCATCCGCGGCCTGCTGCACGCCAACGAGGAGGAGAGCATGCCCTCCCGCGGCTACATGTTCGACACGGAGAACCCGGAGGAGCTGCGCAAGTGGAAGGGCTGGACCCGCTGGGTGCTCTTCGACGCGCTGGTGCTCTTCTGGGGCATAACCATGCTGGTGACCATCGTCTTCACGGTGCTCGCCCTGCAGGCCTCGCGGCTCAACCCGAACGTCCGGCAGGCCATCGAGGCCGGCCAGGAGAGCGCCGCCATAAGCGCGATGGCCGACGCCTTCGCCTCGGCCGGCGGGGTCGTGATGGGCGGCGCGTTCCTCCTGTTCATCGCCATCGTGGGCTGGAAGGGGACGCTGGGCGTCTTCGACGCCTTCTCCCGCGGCCAGTCCGACATGGCCTACTACTTCATCCCGGGGCTGCGGCGCTTCAACATAAGCTACATCTACTTCGCGTTCCTGTGGGGGGTTATAGCGTTCGGGATCCTGGTGCTCCTCTTCTTCGGGCCTACGGACGGCCCGCAGGCGATACTCGGGGTGCTGGCCTTCCTCTCCACGTTCGTGATGGGGGCCTACTGCGTGCTGCTGCTCCTCACGAACAACCTGCTCCTGCCGAAGAACATCAGGCCCGGGATCCTGAACAACGCCTTTATCGCGCTGGGGGCGCTGTTCTACCTCGGGATACTGTTCTACAGCCTGCTGGCCTACGGGGCGCTTCCGGACTGAGGGGCGGCGGGAGGTCGTGAGCGCGAGCTCCGCGCGCCTCATCGCCGAGGTGGCCTTCCCCGGCGCGGCCATAGGGCTCGGCGCCGGGGTGGTGGCCGGGGGGGTGGCCGCGGTGGCCGGCCTCTCCCCCGGCTACGTGGCGCTTACCACGCTCGGGCTCGGGCTGCCGCTCGCCCTCTTCGGGGCGGGCTACGATCTGCTGCTGGCCTCCGGCCGGCTCCGGCTTGGGGGCGTCACCCCGGCGGTGCTCTACTGGCTGCCGGCCTTCCCGGTCTCGCGCCTGATCCACGAGATGCTCCTCGACGTGGGGCTCGGCAGGGAGGTCGGGCTGCCGGAGGCCCTCTTGCCGTTTCTGGCCTACCAGGCGATACTGAGCGCCGGGTTCGCCATCGGGTTTCTGTGGCTGCACGAGCACCTGGGCCCGCT is a window of Rubrobacter xylanophilus DSM 9941 DNA encoding:
- a CDS encoding 4Fe-4S dicluster-binding protein, whose product is MPERAEGGGRAVSSAGSSVEGRSSTEVREEAKSVEFTYRGIFQKTLAANLCKHVVMAARKRNWLGSTIQRYSDSPERNGVPAKQFAVIAPDEVRLQAHMAKYEPNELDVITALDDTLCDGVESWAYYGRQPINLRLRRGGTLLVISHRSAEELLRVIPRKDWEWTLAILPGTPSMGGLWVYRDDGTDMRVLGAIARVRPDIIELDEVRSVVESDDQLGEKHLGALQDGYESVQIHRIAPGQGKEDDYEPVRLPGWRELREGIIVEAVKPGERNPHYKTSSDRTMRPVVNFDTCIKCRQCWIDCPDECFEVTEEGLHPINYEYCTGCGICSQVCPVEDCIVMVNDLEFIDEGDRDVYEMWKQDPEAYHRWREEKIARGRIEHHGYYNTDTWAWAGGRQAESPVE
- a CDS encoding pyruvate ferredoxin oxidoreductase, whose protein sequence is MTIEKPVGRQTEKLTTGTQAVAQAVKLADVDVTAAYPIRPYDGVMQAVAKLIADGELDCEFIVAEGEHSQFEICKHASAVGSRVFVGSSGVGWMYAMESLCVTPSLRLPVVAMIGNRALDDPGAFGVEHNDAMAVRDLGWLLFWVEDAQECFDATLMAYRVGEDPRVSLPVGLGVDGAFITHSQTLIKIPDQETVNEFLPPYDLGDRLLHPDNPISIAPQANEDWVMEIRKQTDAAARRVKDVIREAHADFRRLFGRGGDNPFFEEYMTEDAEYVLFGMGSLGLPAKVMVRRLRERGEKVGFVRLKWFRPFPAEELAESLGRFRAVGVIDRDYSYGSPQQGGVLFTDLRAALYDAERRPRIVNFIGGLGGRELTPEMMDEMADLTKRAGRGEDVPAVSWIGVRE
- a CDS encoding pyridoxal-phosphate-dependent aminotransferase family protein is translated as MVYPSGRHFLQIPGPTNIPDRVLRALAAPTIDHRGPGFSRLAREVLEGLGRVFGCSGPVVVFPSSGTGAWEAALVNTLSPGDRVLMFETGHFAALWCGVARRLGLEVEFVPGDWRHGVDPGEVRRRLAADWRGETKAVAVVHNETSTGCTSRIAEIREAMDEAGHPALFLVDVISSLGSIEYRHDEWGVDVAVGCSQKGLLLPPGLGINALSERALEASRGARLPRSYWDWRPMLESNEEGYFPYTPPTNLLFGLREALAMLFEEGLENVLARHRRHAEATRRAVRAWGLEVLCLEPAEYSASLTAVLMPEGHDADLLRRLVLEGFNMSLGAGLGKLAGRVFRIGHLGDLNDLMLVGALGGVEMGLSVAGVPHSKGGVMAAMEYLVETAPVAGRRAVAAGG
- a CDS encoding Nramp family divalent metal transporter, which codes for MADVTTGREQKERVWKAGRLDPMPIRPLPEAPNSLHILGPAMILVALGVGLGETYMWPRLVLLFGPEIRWLFLIGVTVQAVVMFEFARYAIATGESIFFGAARLWKPIMWFFFAVAMLIYIWPGHVAAGADALELLTGIPWLVSAIVALLLIGVIFTFANVVYNAVESILTFLVGVMVIGSAVVAAIVGNFGDLWATIAGLFAFGYIPPEALTAAWFPIIVGSVAFAGPSGMQQMWYTLYLRDKGAGMGAYLPRIRGLLHANEEESMPSRGYMFDTENPEELRKWKGWTRWVLFDALVLFWGITMLVTIVFTVLALQASRLNPNVRQAIEAGQESAAISAMADAFASAGGVVMGGAFLLFIAIVGWKGTLGVFDAFSRGQSDMAYYFIPGLRRFNISYIYFAFLWGVIAFGILVLLFFGPTDGPQAILGVLAFLSTFVMGAYCVLLLLTNNLLLPKNIRPGILNNAFIALGALFYLGILFYSLLAYGALPD